A part of Bacillus rossius redtenbacheri isolate Brsri chromosome 1, Brsri_v3, whole genome shotgun sequence genomic DNA contains:
- the LOC134530543 gene encoding putative NAD(+)--arginine ADP-ribosyltransferase Mav, producing MLSLCRPSTAEYRYKLRGPPRPPAPPLPPPLSIHRPGKHPAAFYKTKYPGPRVSGPLLRGPPAFLFDQHRHAPRFHGPPHLGRLSPPALQPQALLFGPPAAEHFPPAFEPHTTARPVLYPGLGVDDDKGPIHTIPAPNLSLLDRPHGGAPAYPHALGEGFPSHVAQPAHSLVSAAQQPSQLAAGAYAGSGGVSIQPSISYQVREETNDHAGETYDGKPVYFAPDPDPNLPAPKIPPTNDPHSVPSNGRSPAELLVHHLQSQGTPLQLFETSTNVMHDGQSLSSQDLYRLLQGSLPQQQQLLDTYPLPLLQQPQLQQHILQQQAAGFPPALLQFRQHGEVADNSLALRSGGEEFRPQLQSFSYEEHAADQAQYSSRPHFTQVLDQGDEEAAGSAPEPQVVRGTGEAAGGAAREGQDSANEVEDPGKAALYSKVAQGAQLYSSLPSREAAEALATLAAAGNVNSHFMSRLNGESSPEEDDNQGYGEEDQDQDQDQDQEQEEEEEEYDNQPSSTTAPATTTPGRRLPQTYQQQRQRYQPQPARAQLTGYYQVGQEEEADEPSSEDPEAGHELQFGARIRPKRDDGSGD from the coding sequence ATGCTGTCGCTCTGCCGCCCGTCGACGGCCGAGTACCGCTACAAGCTCCGCGGGCCGCCGCGGCCCCCGGCGCCGCCGCTGCCGCCGCCCCTCAGCATCCACCGGCCCGGCAAGCACCCCGCCGCCTTCTACAAGACCAAGTACCCGGGTCCCCGCGTGTCCGGCCCGCTGCTGCGGGGCCCGCCGGCCTTCCTGTTCGACCAGCACCGCCACGCGCCGCGCTTCCACGGGCCCCCGCACCTCGGCCGGCTCAGCCCGCCCGCGCTGCAGCCCCAGGCGCTGCTGTTCGGCCCGCCCGCCGCGGAGCACTTCCCGCCGGCCTTCGAGCCGCACACCACGGCGAGGCCCGTGCTCTACCCCGGCCTGGGGGTGGACGACGACAAGGGCCCCATACACACCATCCCGGCGCCCAACCTCAGCCTCCTGGACAGGCCGCACGGCGGCGCGCCCGCCTACCCTCACGCCCTCGGCGAGGGCTTCCCCAGCCACGTTGCCCAGCCCGCGCACAGCCTGGTGTCGGCGGCGCAGCAGCCGTCCCAACTCGCCGCAGGGGCGTACGCCGGGTCCGGAGGCGTGTCCATCCAGCCGTCCATCAGCTACCAGGTCCGCGAGGAGACCAACGACCACGCCGGCGAGACCTACGACGGCAAGCCGGTCTACTTCGCGCCGGACCCCGACCCCAACCTGCCGGCGCCGAAGATACCGCCGACCAACGACCCGCACTCCGTGCCGAGCAACGGCCGGTCCCCGGCGGAGCTGCTGGTGCACCACCTGCAGTCCCAGGGCACCCCGCTGCAGCTGTTCGAGACCAGCACCAACGTCATGCACGACGGCCAGTCGCTGTCGTCGCAGGACCTGTACCGCCTGCTGCAGGGCTCGCtgccgcagcagcagcagctgctcGACACGTACCCGCTGCCGCTGCTGCAGCAGCCGCAGCTGCAGCAGCACATCCTGCAGCAGCAGGCGGCCGGGTTCCCCCCGGCCCTGCTGCAGTTCCGGCAGCACGGCGAGGTCGCCGACAACTCCCTGGCGCTGCGGTCCGGCGGAGAGGAGTTCCGCCCGCAGCTGCAGTCCTTCAGCTACGAGGAGCACGCCGCCGACCAGGCGCAGTACTCGTCGCGGCCGCACTTCACCCAGGTGCTGGACCAGGGCGACGAGGAGGCGGCGGGCAGCGCCCCCGAGCCCCAGGTGGTGCGCGGGACCGGCGAGGCAGCCGGCGGCGCAGCGCGGGAAGGCCAGGACAGCGCCAACGAGGTGGAGGACCCGGGGAAGGCCGCCCTCTACTCCAAGGTGGCGCAGGGCGCGCAGCTGTACTCGTCGCTGCCCAGCCGCGAGGCCGCGGAGGCGCTGGCGACCCTGGCGGCCGCCGGGAACGTCAACAGCCACTTCATGAGCCGGCTGAACGGCGAGTCCTCGCCCGAGGAGGACGACAACCAGGGGTACGGTGAGGAGGATCAAGATCAAGATCAAGATCAAGATcaggagcaggaggaggaggaggaggagtacGACAACCAGCCGTCGTCGACGACCGCTCCTGCCACCACGACCCCGGGCCGTAGGCTGCCCCAGACGTACCAGCAGCAGCGGCAGAGGTACCAGCCGCAGCCGGCCAGGGCGCAGCTGACCGGGTACTACCAGGTCGGCCAGGAAGAAGAGGCGGACGAGCCGTCCAGCGAGGACCCGGAGGCCGGCCATGAGCTGCAGTTCGGCGCGCGGATCAGGCCGAAGCGAGACGACGGCAGCGGAGACTAG